One bacterium DNA segment encodes these proteins:
- a CDS encoding CoA transferase — translation MSAGALHGVRVLDLTRYLAGPFCTMLLGDMGADVLKLEPPRGGREFGGGGAQASYFFLSVNRSKRSATLDLRLPAGRDAFRRLATQADVVVENFRPSVMTGLGLGADALRAANPRLIYCNISGFGADGPYAQRPGFDQIAQGMSGLMSVTGTEQPTRVGIAIGDILAGTFAAHGIALALYHRERTGDGQVVSTSLLEALVGVLSWSAGIYFATGTPPPLAGNHHPLAAPYGVHRARDRGFNIACGNDRQWRALCAALDLPALGEDPRFATPLARVAERAALTAALEARLATRDAAEWVALLNAADVPSGPINDMAETFADPQVRARQMYVELAHPTLGTLKTTGVPVKLSASPGAVERLPPELGADTDVALAGYGFSAAEIAALRAVGAV, via the coding sequence ATGAGCGCCGGCGCGCTGCACGGCGTGCGGGTTCTCGACCTCACCCGCTACCTGGCCGGCCCCTTCTGCACCATGCTGCTGGGCGACATGGGCGCCGACGTGCTGAAGCTCGAGCCGCCACGCGGCGGCCGCGAATTCGGCGGCGGAGGGGCGCAGGCGAGCTACTTCTTCCTCTCCGTGAACCGCAGCAAGCGCAGCGCCACGCTCGACCTGCGGCTGCCCGCCGGCCGCGATGCCTTCCGCCGCCTGGCGACGCAGGCCGACGTGGTGGTCGAGAACTTCCGCCCGTCGGTCATGACCGGTCTCGGTCTCGGCGCCGACGCGCTGCGGGCCGCCAACCCCCGCCTCATCTACTGCAACATCTCCGGCTTCGGCGCCGACGGGCCGTATGCCCAGCGGCCGGGGTTCGATCAGATCGCGCAGGGCATGTCTGGGCTGATGAGCGTCACCGGCACCGAGCAGCCGACTCGCGTCGGCATCGCCATCGGCGACATCCTGGCCGGAACCTTCGCGGCGCACGGGATCGCCCTGGCGCTCTACCACCGCGAGCGCACCGGCGACGGGCAGGTGGTGAGCACCTCGCTGCTCGAGGCCCTGGTCGGGGTGCTGAGCTGGAGCGCCGGCATCTACTTCGCGACCGGGACGCCGCCGCCGTTGGCCGGCAACCACCATCCGCTGGCGGCACCGTACGGCGTCCACCGGGCGCGCGACCGCGGGTTCAATATCGCCTGCGGCAACGACCGCCAGTGGCGCGCCCTGTGCGCTGCGCTCGACCTTCCGGCCCTGGGCGAGGACCCACGCTTCGCCACCCCGCTCGCCCGCGTCGCCGAGCGGGCCGCCCTCACCGCCGCGCTCGAGGCTCGCCTCGCGACCCGCGACGCCGCCGAGTGGGTGGCGCTGCTGAACGCCGCGGACGTGCCGAGCGGGCCGATCAACGACATGGCGGAGACCTTCGCCGATCCACAGGTGCGCGCCCGGCAGATGTACGTCGAGCTGGCGCACCCGACGCTCGGCACGCTGAAGACCACCGGCGTGCCGGTGAAATTGAGCGCCAGCCCGGGCGCGGTCGAGCGGCTGCCGCCGGAGCTCGGGGCCGACACCGACGTCGCCCTCGCGGGCTACGGCTTCAGCGCCGCCGAGATCGCCGCGCTGCGCGCCGTCGGCGCCGTATGA
- the nagA gene encoding N-acetylglucosamine-6-phosphate deacetylase yields MSRAAPRLRLRGGRVLTADGWRDECDVRIGGGAIVGIGAGATDEAAETIDVRGHVVAAGLVDLHVHGAGGAMFEDADADGVRRIRGRLAAHGTTALLATIAALPPEPLRRAVATVTATMREEVGASLLGIHLEGPFLNPRRGGAQRADWMRPPSLAELDALHQVAEGHIRLLTLAPELPGALEVIRHARALGVAVSLGHSEATAAEVDAAIAAGATHVTHCFNAMPPLHHRAPGLLGVALADDRLRVELIADGVHVDRRALTLAMRSKPRGGWLLVSDGVAAVGQAPGPLRLFGADCVVTDAVRRIDDGRLAGSSLTLAAAVRNLRDWMPDLADDLILDAASAVPAAAIDRADHGQRVAIGRRADLILLDAEWRLAGVVRAGEALIRSC; encoded by the coding sequence ATGAGCCGCGCCGCGCCGCGCCTGCGACTGCGCGGCGGCCGGGTGCTGACCGCCGACGGCTGGCGCGACGAGTGCGACGTGCGCATCGGCGGCGGGGCGATCGTCGGTATCGGCGCCGGCGCCACGGATGAGGCGGCGGAGACGATCGACGTCCGGGGCCACGTGGTCGCCGCCGGCCTGGTGGACCTGCACGTCCACGGCGCCGGCGGCGCCATGTTCGAGGACGCCGACGCCGACGGCGTCCGGCGCATCCGCGGCCGGCTGGCCGCGCACGGCACGACCGCGCTGCTCGCGACCATCGCCGCGCTGCCGCCGGAGCCGCTGCGGCGCGCCGTCGCGACCGTGACCGCCACCATGCGTGAGGAGGTCGGGGCGTCACTCCTCGGCATTCATCTCGAAGGGCCGTTCCTCAATCCCCGCCGCGGCGGCGCGCAGCGCGCGGACTGGATGCGCCCGCCATCCCTCGCCGAGCTCGACGCCCTGCACCAGGTTGCCGAGGGGCACATCCGTCTGCTGACCCTCGCACCCGAGCTCCCGGGCGCCCTGGAGGTGATCCGCCACGCGCGCGCGCTCGGCGTCGCGGTGTCGCTCGGCCACAGCGAGGCGACCGCCGCGGAGGTGGACGCGGCGATTGCCGCCGGGGCGACGCACGTCACCCATTGCTTCAATGCGATGCCGCCGCTGCACCATCGGGCGCCCGGCCTGCTCGGCGTGGCGCTGGCCGACGACCGGCTGCGCGTGGAGCTCATCGCCGACGGCGTCCACGTCGACCGCCGCGCCCTCACGCTGGCGATGCGCAGCAAGCCGCGCGGAGGATGGCTGCTGGTCAGCGACGGCGTGGCCGCGGTCGGTCAGGCGCCCGGACCGTTGCGCCTGTTCGGCGCCGATTGCGTCGTCACCGATGCCGTCCGCCGGATCGACGACGGCCGCCTCGCCGGAAGCTCCCTGACCCTCGCCGCGGCGGTGCGCAACCTGCGCGACTGGATGCCGGACCTGGCGGATGACCTCATCCTCGACGCCGCCAGCGCCGTTCCCGCGGCCGCGATCGATCGGGCTGATCACGGGCAGCGGGTCGCCATCGGGCGGCGCGCCGACCTCATTCTGCTCGACGCCGAGTGGCGCCTGGCCGGCGTCGTCCGCGCCGGGGAGGCGCTCATCCGCAGTTGCTAG